DNA sequence from the Streptomyces tsukubensis genome:
TCATCGAGACGCTGACCGGCGTGGGTTACCGCATCCGATGATCCTGCGCGCGCTCGGCGGCAGCCTGCGGGTCCGGCTGACGGCCGTCTTCGGTCTGATGTTCTTCGTCGCGGGCGCGGCGATCTTCGGCGGGGCGCTGATCCTGGTGGGGAACAGCATGCAGTACACCTTGTCGCTGCCGTTCCCCACCGTGGAGCGGACGGCGGGCTCTTCGGTGTCGCAGACGCCGCAGGGACCCGGCCCCCGTCCCGAAACGTCGCCCGAAACGTCGCCCGAGACCCCGCCCCCGGCCACGATCCGGCCGACGGACCTCCCGACGGACCTGTCCACGGACCGGCCGACGGATCTGCCGACGGAGAAGCTCGGCGGAGGGTTCGCCGTCCCGGCCGACGGCCGTCCGGAGAACCAGGGCATCACCATCGACCCGGCGTCACGGGACCATGTCCTCGCCACCATGCAGACCAATCTCATGGCCAAGGGCGGGCTGACGGTGCTCGTCGTCGGGGTGATCGCCACCACCATGGGCTGGCTGGTGGCCGGACGGCTGCTGCGCCCGCTCAACCGGATCACCTCCACCGCGGAGCGGATCGCGGGCCGCACCCTGCACCAGCGCATCGGCCTCGACGAGCCGCCCGGTGAGGTGAAACGGCTCGCCGACTCCTTCGACAGCATGCTGGACCGGCTGGACCAGGCCTTCGCCGGGCAGGACCGGTTCATCGCCAACGCCGCCCATGAGCTCAAGACCCCGCTGGCGGTGGGCCGGACCCTGGTCGAAGTCGCGGTCGCCCGGCGCAACGCGCCCCCCGAGGTACGTCAGCTCGGGGAGAACCTCCTCGCGGTGAACGAGCGCCACGAGCGGCTGATCGACGCGCTGCTCACCCTGGCCCGGGCGGAGAGCGCCCCGGCCGAGAGCCACCCCGTCGACCTGGCGGCCGTCGCGGAGTCCGTCCTCACCCACACGGCCGCCGACGCGCAGCGCCGCAGACTGCAGGTGCAGCGGATCCTGGCGCCCGCGCCCGCACTCGGTGATCCGGTGCTGCTCGAACAACTCGTCCGCAACCTCGTGGACAACGCGGTCAAGTACAACGTCCCGGACGGGGTGCTCAGCGTGCACACCGGGACCGGACCGCTCGGCGCGTACATCGCGGTCGGCAATACCGGTGCCGTCATCGAAGCCCATGAGATCCCGGTGCTGTTCGAGCCGTTCCGGAGACTGACCGACCGGGTCGGTTCGGCGCGCGGCAGCGGGCTCGGGCTCTCCATC
Encoded proteins:
- a CDS encoding sensor histidine kinase; protein product: MILRALGGSLRVRLTAVFGLMFFVAGAAIFGGALILVGNSMQYTLSLPFPTVERTAGSSVSQTPQGPGPRPETSPETSPETPPPATIRPTDLPTDLSTDRPTDLPTEKLGGGFAVPADGRPENQGITIDPASRDHVLATMQTNLMAKGGLTVLVVGVIATTMGWLVAGRLLRPLNRITSTAERIAGRTLHQRIGLDEPPGEVKRLADSFDSMLDRLDQAFAGQDRFIANAAHELKTPLAVGRTLVEVAVARRNAPPEVRQLGENLLAVNERHERLIDALLTLARAESAPAESHPVDLAAVAESVLTHTAADAQRRRLQVQRILAPAPALGDPVLLEQLVRNLVDNAVKYNVPDGVLSVHTGTGPLGAYIAVGNTGAVIEAHEIPVLFEPFRRLTDRVGSARGSGLGLSIVRAVARAHQGDTTAEPRAGGGLTVTATLPLPKGAHHGPAAATGRHRR